In one Aeromicrobium erythreum genomic region, the following are encoded:
- the nucS gene encoding endonuclease NucS, whose protein sequence is MRLLVARCQVDYAGRLTAHLPMATRVIMVKADGSVLVHSDGGSYKPLNWMSPPCTLKEGTAEDGRVEWTVQAGKTDDTLRILVDEVLHDSQHDLGVDPGLRKDGVEKHLQELLAEHTTTLGVGMTLVRREYMTAIGPVDLLCRDDAGASVAVEIKRRGEIDGVEQLTRYLELMNRDPQLRPVRGIFAAQEIKPQARTLAEDRGIQCVVVDYDALRGIDDPSLRLF, encoded by the coding sequence GTGCGTCTCCTCGTCGCGCGCTGCCAGGTCGACTACGCCGGGCGGCTCACGGCCCACCTGCCCATGGCCACCCGGGTGATCATGGTGAAGGCGGACGGCTCGGTGCTCGTGCACTCCGACGGCGGGTCGTACAAGCCGCTGAACTGGATGAGCCCGCCGTGCACCCTCAAGGAGGGCACGGCCGAGGACGGCCGGGTCGAGTGGACCGTGCAGGCAGGCAAGACCGACGACACGCTGCGCATCCTCGTCGATGAGGTGCTGCACGACTCCCAGCACGACCTCGGCGTGGATCCGGGGCTGCGCAAGGACGGTGTCGAGAAGCACCTGCAGGAGCTGCTCGCCGAGCACACCACCACGCTCGGCGTCGGCATGACGCTCGTGCGCCGTGAGTACATGACGGCGATCGGTCCGGTCGACCTGCTGTGCCGCGACGACGCGGGCGCCTCGGTCGCCGTGGAGATCAAGCGGCGCGGCGAGATCGACGGCGTCGAGCAGCTGACGCGCTACCTGGAGCTCATGAACCGCGACCCGCAGCTGCGGCCCGTCCGGGGCATCTTCGCCGCGCAGGAGATCAAGCCGCAGGCCCGCACCCTCGCCGAGGACCGCGGCATCCAGTGCGTCGTCGTCGACTACGACGCACTGCGCGGCATCGACGATCCCTCGCTGCGCCTCTTCTAG
- a CDS encoding lipocalin family protein has protein sequence MSRATGVAALVLVTVAACGTDDGPGTPEGSSPSPSASSSAPSASPSSAAPTENPATAADLAGTWRDDAKDWTVTFSADGTFTEDFQGVPKFRTGDYEVSDGVVQLMGADGNTDRGTVKDGTLVFRLGTLVRQQ, from the coding sequence ATGAGCCGCGCCACGGGGGTCGCCGCCCTCGTCCTCGTGACCGTCGCGGCCTGCGGGACGGACGACGGCCCGGGCACGCCGGAGGGCTCCTCGCCCTCCCCCAGCGCATCCTCATCCGCACCCTCGGCGTCGCCTTCGTCGGCCGCGCCGACCGAGAACCCGGCCACCGCGGCCGACCTGGCGGGCACCTGGCGCGACGACGCGAAGGACTGGACCGTCACCTTCTCCGCGGACGGCACGTTCACCGAGGACTTCCAGGGCGTGCCGAAGTTCCGCACGGGCGACTACGAGGTCTCCGACGGCGTCGTGCAGCTGATGGGCGCCGACGGCAACACCGATCGCGGCACCGTGAAGGACGGGACTCTCGTGTTCCGTCTCGGCACGCTGGTCCGGCAGCAGTAG